A stretch of Dietzia lutea DNA encodes these proteins:
- the aztA gene encoding zinc ABC transporter ATP-binding protein AztA — MSARGLCFGYAGREILHDVDVDLEPGTVTAIAGPNGAGKSTLLELLAGVRTPQKGTVRRRGDVALVVQRPAAPETLPLTVWDTVSMGTWGRRLGRREARAVVSEMIDAVGLSGLDSRPLAELSGGQRQRTLLAQALARQADIVLMDEPDAGLDSESRHHVHRLLVESASRGVAVGCATHDDGFVATADRVVRLGVAHDAAGQPRIFDHRRGRE, encoded by the coding sequence GTGAGCGCCCGCGGGCTGTGCTTCGGGTATGCGGGACGGGAGATCCTCCATGACGTCGATGTGGATCTCGAGCCGGGTACCGTCACCGCCATCGCCGGGCCCAACGGCGCCGGCAAGTCGACGTTGCTCGAACTGCTCGCCGGGGTACGCACCCCGCAGAAGGGAACGGTGCGTCGCAGGGGCGATGTCGCTCTGGTGGTCCAGCGACCCGCCGCGCCGGAAACCCTCCCCCTCACCGTGTGGGACACCGTCTCCATGGGGACGTGGGGGCGCCGACTCGGAAGGCGGGAGGCCCGCGCTGTCGTCTCCGAGATGATCGACGCGGTCGGCTTGTCCGGCCTCGACTCCCGGCCGTTGGCGGAGTTGTCCGGAGGGCAACGGCAGCGCACCCTGCTCGCGCAGGCGCTCGCGCGCCAGGCGGACATCGTCCTGATGGACGAACCCGACGCCGGACTCGACTCCGAGAGCCGGCACCACGTCCACCGACTCCTCGTCGAGTCGGCCTCGAGGGGGGTCGCCGTCGGCTGCGCCACGCATGACGACGGCTTCGTCGCCACCGCCGACCGCGTGGTCCGTCTCGGCGTCGCACATGACGCAGCCGGTCAACCCCGAATATTCGACCATCGACGTGGACGTGAGTGA
- a CDS encoding DUF5996 family protein, with protein sequence MGNRDDVWPALPLDRWIDTRDTVQLWTQIVGKTRMALGPDINHWWGVPLYVDARGLTTSLMVAGHRGLEIRFDFVSHELLFLVSDGSTASMALEPRTVADFYAEYTGLLSDLGFDVAIVGTPVELNDATPFAEDTAHASYDADAMSRFWRSLVSVHGVFSIFRGEFRGKSSPVHFFWGAFDLAVTRFSGRSAPEHPGGVPNCPDWVMHEAYSDEVSSAGYWPGGAEEGVFYAYAYPHPDGYDTHPAVEAPAYWDHALGEYVLPYHLVRQAPDPDAMVLNFLEQTHRAAAETANWP encoded by the coding sequence ATGGGTAACCGAGACGACGTCTGGCCAGCCCTTCCGCTCGATCGCTGGATCGACACCAGGGACACGGTTCAGTTGTGGACCCAGATCGTCGGCAAGACGCGCATGGCTCTCGGCCCGGACATCAACCACTGGTGGGGCGTCCCCCTGTACGTGGACGCGCGGGGGCTCACCACGTCGCTCATGGTCGCGGGACACCGCGGTCTCGAGATCCGCTTCGACTTCGTCAGTCACGAGCTACTGTTCCTCGTCTCAGACGGAAGCACCGCCAGTATGGCGCTCGAACCGAGGACCGTCGCCGACTTCTACGCCGAATACACGGGGCTACTGAGCGATCTCGGCTTCGATGTGGCGATCGTCGGAACCCCGGTGGAACTGAACGACGCGACCCCGTTCGCAGAAGACACCGCACACGCCTCATACGACGCGGATGCGATGTCCCGCTTCTGGCGGTCACTCGTCAGCGTGCACGGTGTCTTCTCCATCTTCCGTGGTGAGTTCCGTGGAAAGTCGTCGCCTGTCCACTTCTTCTGGGGCGCGTTCGACCTGGCTGTGACCCGATTCTCGGGGCGGTCCGCCCCCGAGCACCCTGGTGGGGTTCCGAACTGTCCGGACTGGGTCATGCACGAGGCTTACAGCGACGAGGTATCGAGCGCAGGCTACTGGCCCGGAGGCGCCGAGGAGGGTGTGTTTTACGCCTACGCTTACCCACACCCGGACGGATATGACACCCATCCGGCGGTCGAGGCCCCGGCGTACTGGGACCACGCGCTGGGCGAGTACGTACTGCCGTACCATCTAGTCCGACAGGCACCGGATCCGGACGCCATGGTTCTGAATTTTCTCGAACAGACCCACCGTGCGGCGGCGGAGACGGCGAACTGGCCCTGA
- a CDS encoding AAA family ATPase has translation MRNADDPITWNPQRIAVAGVSGSGKTTLCDHLAGVRTCARVEMDSLFHGPGWTPRESFLDDVREFVAGPRWVIELQYRQARPLVVSRADTLLWLDYPARVHMTRLVRRTVRRRLRREELWNGNTEPPLHTVFTDSDHILRWGWRTRHKLKPVVPTLEARFPDLTVVRLTSPRQSDRWVEALAELPLDD, from the coding sequence ATGCGCAACGCCGACGACCCGATCACCTGGAACCCTCAGCGGATCGCGGTGGCCGGTGTGTCCGGATCGGGAAAGACCACCCTGTGCGATCACCTCGCAGGCGTGCGCACGTGTGCGCGGGTCGAGATGGACAGCCTGTTCCACGGCCCCGGGTGGACACCGCGCGAGTCGTTCCTCGACGACGTCCGCGAGTTCGTGGCCGGGCCGCGATGGGTCATCGAGTTGCAATACCGCCAGGCGCGGCCCCTGGTCGTCTCGCGCGCGGACACCCTCCTGTGGCTGGACTATCCCGCCCGCGTGCATATGACCCGGTTGGTCCGCCGCACCGTGCGCAGGCGACTGCGGCGGGAGGAGCTGTGGAACGGGAACACCGAGCCCCCGCTGCACACGGTCTTCACCGACAGCGACCACATCCTGCGGTGGGGATGGCGGACGCGGCACAAGCTCAAGCCGGTGGTGCCGACGCTGGAGGCTCGGTTCCCGGATCTCACCGTCGTCAGATTGACCAGCCCTCGGCAGTCCGATCGATGGGTCGAGGCCCTGGCCGAACTCCCTCTTGACGATTAG
- a CDS encoding cobalt-precorrin-4/precorrin-4 C(11)-methyltransferase translates to MTVHFVGAGPGAADLLTLRAAALLAEADVCLYAGTYLDDGVLAHCRPAARLVDTQHLDLDGIIAEIVAAHADGLEVVRLCSGDPSLYSALAEQTRRLDAAGVQWDVVPGVPAYAAAAAELGVELTVPDVVQSVVLTRTQARSTAMPSAEALENFAATGATLVLHLAITRTRELAERLVPTHGADCPVAVVANASRPHRVELRGTLADIADAVEAAGLRQAAVILVGRALVRPGEAESWLYASSPEREAKRRGLN, encoded by the coding sequence GTGACGGTTCACTTTGTGGGGGCCGGCCCCGGCGCCGCCGACCTGCTGACCTTGCGTGCGGCGGCGTTGCTGGCCGAAGCCGACGTGTGCCTGTATGCGGGGACGTACCTCGACGACGGCGTGCTCGCGCACTGCAGACCCGCTGCCCGGTTGGTCGACACCCAGCACCTGGACCTGGACGGCATCATCGCCGAGATCGTGGCCGCCCACGCGGACGGGCTCGAGGTGGTGCGGCTGTGCTCGGGGGACCCGTCGCTGTACTCGGCGCTGGCCGAGCAGACCCGCCGACTCGACGCAGCCGGCGTGCAATGGGACGTGGTTCCCGGAGTTCCGGCCTACGCGGCAGCCGCCGCTGAGCTGGGGGTGGAGCTGACGGTTCCCGACGTGGTGCAGTCGGTCGTGCTCACCCGGACGCAGGCGCGCTCGACCGCGATGCCGTCGGCGGAGGCGCTGGAGAACTTCGCCGCCACGGGGGCGACGCTGGTCCTGCACCTGGCGATCACCCGGACCCGCGAGCTCGCCGAGCGGCTGGTGCCCACGCATGGCGCCGACTGCCCGGTGGCGGTGGTGGCCAACGCGAGTCGCCCACACCGCGTCGAGTTACGCGGAACGCTCGCCGACATCGCGGACGCGGTGGAGGCGGCCGGCCTGCGCCAGGCGGCGGTCATTCTGGTGGGCCGAGCGCTGGTACGGCCGGGGGAGGCTGAGTCGTGGTTGTACGCATCGAGTCCGGAGCGGGAGGCGAAGCGCCGGGGCCTGAACTGA